One segment of Manduca sexta isolate Smith_Timp_Sample1 chromosome 27, JHU_Msex_v1.0, whole genome shotgun sequence DNA contains the following:
- the LOC115447264 gene encoding tyrosine-protein phosphatase corkscrew isoform X4: MQHNKYNVGSGEQFDDLVGLIEHFRLYPMIENSGDVLRLLQPVSGTRLRAHDIDQKVQEMREMEDFQKLDYNTGFDGEFQSLKMLDDRHIFTTNEGMKAENTTKNRYRNILPYDQTRVVLGRRDNKCESDYINASYVRTTRLSDSCSSVQSSNESLNSVKSLILKSDLKKVTPLVTKSLSDDALREVKKSLKLDKINGNICPDPVKEKMYIAAQGCLSNTKDDFWRMIWQEDIRVIAMITNEVENGKKKCERYWPMSGHEERYDNLIVRSISETHYEEYLVREIDVHNDKHCCRTIFQYQYTAWPDHGTPPDPDGLLAFIDDINRRMSEIAQEKNAPEQNVLCVHCSAGVGRTGTFIVLDMLIDKVKSSGFSCDIDVHSTVKLVRAQRSGMVQNKAQYRFIYFALQNYIENRNIKMKKQMHVSLAYYLINKKI; encoded by the exons ATGCAG CACAACAAATACAACGTGGGTAGCGGTGAGCAGTTCGACGACCTGGTCGGTCTGATCGAGCACTTCAGGTTGTATCCCATGATCGAGAACTCAGGTGACGTGTTGCGATTGCTGCAGCCGGTCAGCGGCACTCGGCTCCGCGCTCATGATATTGACCAGAAGGTCCAGGAGATGCGG GAGATGGAGGATTTCCAGAAGCTAGACTACAACACTGGTTTTGACGGAGAATTtcaatcattaaaaatgttggaCGACCGTCACATTTTCACAACCAACGAAGGTATGAAGGCGGAGAATACTACCAAAAACAGATATCGGAATATTCTTCCAT ATGACCAAACCCGTGTGGTGCTAGGAAGGCGAGACAACAAGTGTGAGTCCGACTACATAAATGCCAGTTACGTTCGTACTACCCGTTTGTCCGACTCGTGTAGTTCTGTGCAGTCGTCTAATGAAAGCCTAAACAGTGTGAAAT cttTGATTCTGAAGAGCGATTTGAAGAAAGTCACGCCTCTCGTCACGAAATCTCTATCAGATGACGCCCTACGAGAGGTGAAGAAAAGTCTCAAGCTAGACAAAATTAATGGAAACATTTGTCCAGACCCAG TAAAAGAGAAAATGTACATCGCAGCGCAAGGATGTCTATCTAACACAAAAGACGATTTCTGGCGAATGATATGGCAGGAAGACATTCGTGTTATAGCCATGATCACCAACGAAGTCGAAAATGGCAAG aAGAAGTGTGAGCGTTATTGGCCTATGTCAGGTCATGAGGAGCGGTATGACAACCTCATAGTCAGGTCAATATCGGAAACACATTACGAAGAGTACTTGGTGAGAGAAATCGATGTGCACAACGACAAACATTGCTGCAGGACCATCTTCCAGTACCAGTATACG GCGTGGCCAGATCACGGGACGCCGCCTGACCCGGACGGGTTATTAGCTTTTATAGACGACATCAATAGGAGAATGAGTGAGATTGCACAGGAGAAAAATGCGCCAGAGCAG AACGTACTTTGTGTCCACTGTTCCGCGGGTGTGGGGAGAACAGGCACATTCATTGTACTAGACATGCTCATCGACAAAGTTAAATCTTCTG GCTTCAGTTGTGATATTGACGTTCATTCAACAGTAAAGTTAGTAAGGGCACAACGTAGTGGAATGGTCCAGAACAAAGCTCAGTACAGATTTATATACTTCGCGCTACAGAATTATATCgaaaacagaaatataaaaatgaagaagcag ATGCATGTGTCATTggcgtattatttaataaataaaaag ATCTAG
- the LOC115447264 gene encoding tyrosine-protein phosphatase corkscrew isoform X3 — translation MLMQPVRHNCALFDGHPPVSPASQCLINLVHHNKYNVGSGEQFDDLVGLIEHFRLYPMIENSGDVLRLLQPVSGTRLRAHDIDQKVQEMREMEDFQKLDYNTGFDGEFQSLKMLDDRHIFTTNEGMKAENTTKNRYRNILPYDQTRVVLGRRDNKCESDYINASYVRTTRLSDSCSSVQSSNESLNSVKSLILKSDLKKVTPLVTKSLSDDALREVKKSLKLDKINGNICPDPVKEKMYIAAQGCLSNTKDDFWRMIWQEDIRVIAMITNEVENGKKKCERYWPMSGHEERYDNLIVRSISETHYEEYLVREIDVHNDKHCCRTIFQYQYTAWPDHGTPPDPDGLLAFIDDINRRMSEIAQEKNAPEQNVLCVHCSAGVGRTGTFIVLDMLIDKVKSSGFSCDIDVHSTVKLVRAQRSGMVQNKAQYRFIYFALQNYIENRNIKMKKQMHVSLAYYLINKKI, via the exons CACAACAAATACAACGTGGGTAGCGGTGAGCAGTTCGACGACCTGGTCGGTCTGATCGAGCACTTCAGGTTGTATCCCATGATCGAGAACTCAGGTGACGTGTTGCGATTGCTGCAGCCGGTCAGCGGCACTCGGCTCCGCGCTCATGATATTGACCAGAAGGTCCAGGAGATGCGG GAGATGGAGGATTTCCAGAAGCTAGACTACAACACTGGTTTTGACGGAGAATTtcaatcattaaaaatgttggaCGACCGTCACATTTTCACAACCAACGAAGGTATGAAGGCGGAGAATACTACCAAAAACAGATATCGGAATATTCTTCCAT ATGACCAAACCCGTGTGGTGCTAGGAAGGCGAGACAACAAGTGTGAGTCCGACTACATAAATGCCAGTTACGTTCGTACTACCCGTTTGTCCGACTCGTGTAGTTCTGTGCAGTCGTCTAATGAAAGCCTAAACAGTGTGAAAT cttTGATTCTGAAGAGCGATTTGAAGAAAGTCACGCCTCTCGTCACGAAATCTCTATCAGATGACGCCCTACGAGAGGTGAAGAAAAGTCTCAAGCTAGACAAAATTAATGGAAACATTTGTCCAGACCCAG TAAAAGAGAAAATGTACATCGCAGCGCAAGGATGTCTATCTAACACAAAAGACGATTTCTGGCGAATGATATGGCAGGAAGACATTCGTGTTATAGCCATGATCACCAACGAAGTCGAAAATGGCAAG aAGAAGTGTGAGCGTTATTGGCCTATGTCAGGTCATGAGGAGCGGTATGACAACCTCATAGTCAGGTCAATATCGGAAACACATTACGAAGAGTACTTGGTGAGAGAAATCGATGTGCACAACGACAAACATTGCTGCAGGACCATCTTCCAGTACCAGTATACG GCGTGGCCAGATCACGGGACGCCGCCTGACCCGGACGGGTTATTAGCTTTTATAGACGACATCAATAGGAGAATGAGTGAGATTGCACAGGAGAAAAATGCGCCAGAGCAG AACGTACTTTGTGTCCACTGTTCCGCGGGTGTGGGGAGAACAGGCACATTCATTGTACTAGACATGCTCATCGACAAAGTTAAATCTTCTG GCTTCAGTTGTGATATTGACGTTCATTCAACAGTAAAGTTAGTAAGGGCACAACGTAGTGGAATGGTCCAGAACAAAGCTCAGTACAGATTTATATACTTCGCGCTACAGAATTATATCgaaaacagaaatataaaaatgaagaagcag ATGCATGTGTCATTggcgtattatttaataaataaaaag ATCTAG